In the Roseimicrobium gellanilyticum genome, one interval contains:
- a CDS encoding inner membrane CreD family protein, translating to MTVLRIFTIALITLCTAVAWAILGSTLQIRTHESSSQMGSEVADVWGFPLKQLHPSAFYHAPTGNNRKVTLQPDSSHVEVTLQSEPKKRGLLWHRTYSVQFSAAYQFTNPTPIPQTIYVQYQLPSKEASYTNFAFTLGDESLRRAVPKAGVITEALTVPAKGTAPLKVSYESRGMDSWQYTFPDASRVQGFELVMQTDFAEINFPSGTGSPTARDRLKGRYWWTYPDVLSAPAIGMDMPKVLKAGPVAARISFFAPVSLVFFFTVLMLMGVVMGINLHPMNYFFLAAGCFAFQLLFAYLVDLVPLHLSFVIAAVVSLLLVCGYIRAVGGKRMLRVALPAQFAYMVLFSYSFFFDGMTGLMITIGAIVTLALLMTFTARVNWAEQLAGKKRVLPTPPTIPPAPPGKLPAAV from the coding sequence ATGACCGTTCTCCGCATCTTTACCATCGCCCTCATCACGCTTTGCACCGCGGTGGCATGGGCCATTCTTGGCAGTACGCTGCAAATTCGCACCCACGAATCCAGCAGCCAGATGGGCAGCGAGGTGGCGGATGTGTGGGGCTTTCCCCTGAAGCAGCTTCATCCCTCCGCCTTCTATCACGCGCCCACGGGGAACAATCGCAAGGTGACGCTCCAGCCGGACTCGAGCCACGTCGAGGTGACGCTGCAGTCTGAACCAAAGAAGCGCGGGCTCCTCTGGCACCGCACCTACTCGGTACAATTCAGTGCGGCCTATCAGTTCACGAATCCCACGCCGATTCCACAGACCATCTATGTGCAGTACCAGCTCCCCTCGAAAGAGGCGAGCTACACCAATTTCGCTTTCACACTGGGAGATGAATCGCTGCGCCGCGCGGTCCCGAAGGCCGGAGTCATCACCGAGGCGCTCACGGTACCGGCGAAGGGAACGGCCCCCTTGAAGGTTTCCTACGAGTCCCGCGGCATGGATTCCTGGCAATACACCTTCCCCGACGCGAGCCGCGTGCAGGGATTCGAGCTGGTCATGCAGACGGACTTCGCTGAGATCAACTTCCCCAGCGGCACCGGCTCTCCAACGGCGCGTGATCGTCTGAAGGGCCGTTACTGGTGGACTTATCCGGATGTGCTTTCCGCGCCTGCCATTGGCATGGACATGCCCAAGGTGCTGAAGGCCGGCCCCGTGGCTGCGCGCATTTCTTTCTTCGCACCAGTATCGCTGGTGTTCTTCTTCACGGTGCTGATGCTCATGGGCGTGGTGATGGGCATCAATCTCCATCCCATGAACTACTTCTTCCTCGCGGCCGGATGTTTTGCTTTCCAGCTCCTGTTTGCCTACCTTGTGGATCTGGTGCCCTTGCATCTCAGCTTCGTGATCGCGGCCGTGGTCTCGCTGCTGCTCGTTTGTGGTTATATCCGTGCGGTGGGCGGGAAGAGGATGCTGAGGGTCGCCCTGCCGGCGCAGTTCGCGTACATGGTGCTCTTCAGCTACAGCTTCTTCTTTGATGGCATGACAGGGCTGATGATCACCATCGGTGCCATCGTCACCCTCGCCCTGCTCATGACCTTCACCGCGCGGGTGAACTGGGCCGAGCAACTGGCTGGCAAGAAGCGCGTCCTGCCTACGCCACCCACCATTCCGCCCGCGCCTCCAGGCAAGCTCCCTGCCGCAGTGTGA
- a CDS encoding ACP phosphodiesterase — protein MNWLAHVHLSPPDVEFQLGNLLADVLRREPRGVMGPSFEAGRCCHAAIDRFTDTHPIVQRSKMRIIASHRRYAGILVDMLYDHFLAKNWEQFHESTLRDFTRQFQAEATTRRHQLPEDGAELIEYLVREDRLYSYRRLEGIEAALQRMSLRLSLRWKKTVRLQDAVAPIREHGEEMEKDFLEFFPQLMAHVASGEWWSARSSRDDTY, from the coding sequence ATGAACTGGCTGGCCCATGTGCACCTCTCCCCGCCGGATGTCGAGTTCCAGCTCGGCAACCTGCTGGCGGACGTGCTGCGTCGTGAGCCACGCGGGGTGATGGGTCCCTCCTTTGAGGCAGGTCGGTGTTGCCACGCCGCGATTGATCGGTTCACGGACACACATCCAATCGTGCAACGCAGCAAGATGCGCATCATCGCCAGTCATCGACGCTACGCGGGCATCCTGGTGGACATGCTTTATGATCACTTCCTGGCGAAGAACTGGGAACAATTCCACGAGTCCACCTTGCGCGACTTCACGCGGCAGTTTCAAGCGGAGGCCACCACGCGCAGGCACCAGCTTCCGGAGGATGGTGCGGAGTTGATCGAGTACCTTGTGCGTGAGGATCGATTGTATTCCTACCGCAGGCTGGAAGGCATCGAGGCAGCCCTTCAACGCATGTCCCTCCGTCTCTCCCTGCGCTGGAAGAAGACCGTGCGGCTGCAGGATGCGGTGGCACCGATCCGCGAGCATGGTGAAGAGATGGAGAAAGATTTTCTCGAGTTCTTCCCACAGCTGATGGCGCACGTCGCATCCGGTGAATGGTGGAGTGCACGGAGTTCGCGGGACGACACATATTGA
- a CDS encoding GmrSD restriction endonuclease domain-containing protein, with the protein MARGTLVNLDAMLPREDFALVDDDNPPSYEKFERISVKDLKEDGIIPLLRKPDFQRETNHWTPEQVASLLECFVNGDLIPSVIVWKSPTYLFVIDGGHRLSALRAWLLDDYGDAPTSLAFFGRSVSNEQERAAQRTRELVSQKIGNFKHFQARLSDPNLDDRERRRINTVLTRGIPVQWVEGNAEKAEASFFKINTKGTPLDDIEELLLSNRRKPIAVASRAVIRAGMGHRYWSRFPSPTCDEVEQLAKTIHSTLFEPEYNTPVKTLDLPLGGSSGVRAALQVLIEFMLFAIRNQANEPKHLKDQADDPDGSSTKEALREALNLALRMTGNDKGSLGLHPAIYFYGPTGRHLSPMFLGMALLLSRKMINNDKGFFEKFTKVRSKLEDALIAHKDLVATILQKTISRNRVQKYASLIDSLVGYIVSDPNSSLDDAQIVSLSGLSGKIITGSADNAGKDFSDETKSAVFINAALKGALRCPICNGFLDSAKSISYDHIRERARGGLGSEANCQLTHPYCNQAVKNKLPLTP; encoded by the coding sequence ATGGCCAGAGGCACCCTAGTAAATCTTGATGCGATGCTCCCACGCGAGGACTTTGCGTTGGTCGATGACGACAACCCGCCGAGTTACGAAAAATTCGAGAGGATATCTGTCAAAGATCTAAAAGAGGATGGAATAATTCCACTCCTTCGCAAGCCAGATTTTCAAAGAGAGACCAATCACTGGACTCCAGAGCAAGTTGCCTCATTGCTCGAATGTTTTGTTAACGGCGACCTGATACCTTCAGTTATTGTCTGGAAGTCACCAACCTATCTCTTCGTGATTGATGGAGGTCATAGACTAAGTGCACTTCGAGCATGGCTTCTCGACGACTACGGGGACGCGCCAACCTCTCTCGCTTTTTTTGGTCGCTCAGTATCGAACGAGCAGGAAAGGGCTGCGCAGCGAACACGAGAACTAGTGTCTCAAAAGATTGGGAACTTTAAACACTTTCAGGCACGGCTGAGCGATCCAAATCTTGATGATCGCGAGAGACGACGTATCAACACGGTCCTGACACGAGGAATTCCTGTGCAATGGGTAGAAGGCAACGCCGAAAAGGCTGAGGCTTCCTTCTTTAAAATCAATACCAAAGGAACTCCGCTTGATGACATAGAGGAACTTTTGCTTTCGAATCGGCGCAAGCCAATCGCTGTTGCGTCACGGGCGGTGATCCGGGCGGGAATGGGACACCGGTACTGGAGTCGATTCCCTTCGCCGACATGTGACGAAGTTGAGCAGCTGGCCAAAACGATCCATAGCACTCTCTTTGAACCTGAATACAATACTCCAGTTAAGACATTGGATCTTCCGTTAGGAGGTTCTTCTGGAGTTCGTGCCGCCCTCCAAGTGCTTATCGAGTTCATGTTGTTTGCCATCCGCAACCAAGCAAATGAGCCGAAACATCTAAAAGACCAAGCGGACGATCCCGACGGCTCTTCAACCAAAGAGGCACTGCGGGAAGCACTCAATTTGGCATTGAGGATGACCGGAAACGACAAGGGCAGCTTGGGGTTGCACCCGGCGATTTATTTCTATGGACCCACTGGACGCCACCTGAGTCCAATGTTCTTGGGTATGGCCCTTCTGCTTAGTCGAAAGATGATCAACAACGACAAGGGGTTTTTTGAAAAATTTACAAAGGTACGCTCTAAACTCGAAGACGCGTTGATTGCTCACAAGGATCTCGTCGCCACAATCTTGCAGAAGACTATTAGCAGAAACAGAGTGCAAAAGTACGCTAGTTTGATCGATTCGCTTGTTGGCTACATCGTATCTGATCCGAATAGCAGTCTCGATGATGCTCAAATCGTATCGCTCTCTGGGCTATCTGGTAAAATCATTACAGGTAGCGCGGACAATGCTGGAAAGGACTTTTCAGATGAAACCAAGAGCGCTGTCTTTATTAACGCAGCCCTTAAAGGAGCTCTCCGTTGTCCTATCTGCAATGGATTTCTAGACTCTGCAAAATCGATCTCATACGATCACATAAGGGAGCGGGCTCGCGGTGGGTTGGGAAGTGAGGCGAACTGCCAACTAACCCATCCATACTGCAATCAGGCAGTGAAAAACAAGCTCCCGCTGACGCCGTGA
- a CDS encoding inner membrane CreD family protein has product MTPSRLVSIVVITGAATLAWFVLGATLHQRSRASASRMGNEVRQVWGPGLAQPHLTLLADSTSGSGDPEVMLPTSSKVEARIAYSPKKRGLLWHRTYDVEFSARYEITNTAASARNVRVQMSLPTRNTSYDNFAFQLGEGAATDIAPHNGMVETVKLIPAGATLPLTVRYNARGLDRWSYTFPQGSRVKNFTLTMGTNFDDVSFPVGATSPTKLEPVAKGEGVDLVWNYTDTIDARDIAVDMPRLLNAGPVIARITFFAPVSLVLFFGVLVVVSMLRGIHLHPMTYAFLAAGFFTFHLLLAYLGDQMSLHAAFLIASVISLVMVSGYLHAVAGKSISMVAVPAQLAYMVLFSYSFFFDGMTGLTLTITAVATLALLMVATAKVNWEEVFRRGREALLERKSKSGPLPSPATT; this is encoded by the coding sequence ATGACACCGTCACGCCTCGTCAGTATTGTCGTCATCACGGGCGCCGCCACCCTTGCCTGGTTTGTCCTGGGCGCCACGCTGCACCAGCGTTCGCGTGCTTCCGCTTCACGCATGGGGAATGAGGTGCGGCAGGTCTGGGGTCCCGGCCTTGCCCAGCCGCACCTGACGCTGCTGGCGGACAGCACCTCCGGGTCCGGAGATCCCGAAGTCATGCTGCCCACCTCTTCGAAGGTGGAGGCGCGCATTGCGTATTCGCCCAAGAAGCGCGGCCTGCTCTGGCATCGCACCTACGACGTGGAGTTCTCCGCGCGCTATGAAATCACCAACACGGCGGCCAGCGCGCGCAACGTGCGCGTGCAGATGTCCCTGCCCACCAGGAACACCAGCTATGACAACTTCGCCTTCCAGCTCGGTGAAGGCGCTGCCACCGATATCGCACCGCACAATGGCATGGTGGAGACCGTGAAGCTCATTCCTGCCGGCGCTACCTTGCCCCTGACGGTGCGCTACAATGCACGCGGTCTGGATCGCTGGTCCTATACCTTCCCGCAGGGCAGCCGGGTGAAAAACTTCACGCTCACCATGGGAACGAACTTCGATGACGTGAGTTTCCCCGTGGGAGCCACCTCACCCACCAAGCTGGAACCTGTGGCCAAAGGTGAAGGTGTGGATCTCGTGTGGAACTACACCGACACCATCGACGCGCGTGACATCGCGGTGGACATGCCCCGTTTGTTGAATGCAGGGCCGGTGATTGCGCGCATCACCTTCTTTGCACCGGTGTCACTTGTGCTTTTCTTCGGCGTGCTGGTGGTGGTGAGCATGCTGCGGGGGATCCATCTTCATCCCATGACGTATGCCTTTCTCGCGGCCGGGTTCTTCACCTTCCATCTGCTGCTGGCGTATCTGGGGGATCAGATGTCCCTGCATGCGGCATTCCTGATCGCCTCGGTGATTTCACTCGTGATGGTGAGCGGCTACCTGCATGCGGTGGCCGGCAAGTCGATCAGCATGGTCGCCGTGCCGGCGCAGCTCGCGTACATGGTGCTCTTCAGCTACAGCTTCTTCTTCGACGGCATGACAGGTCTCACGCTCACCATCACTGCCGTGGCCACGCTCGCGCTCCTGATGGTTGCGACCGCGAAGGTGAACTGGGAAGAAGTGTTCCGCAGGGGTCGTGAGGCATTGCTGGAAAGAAAGAGCAAGAGCGGCCCCCTGCCGTCTCCAGCAACCACCTGA